A segment of the Pirellulales bacterium genome:
CGCAAAAAGTTCTCTGTATTCGCGACAGCGATCAGCGCGAATTCTTCAAAGCCAAATGGGGGCTCATTCCTGGCTGGGCCAAGGATGCCAAGATCGGCTCGTCGTGCATCAATGCTCGCGTTGAGACCGTGGATACAAAGCCTGCCTTCCGTTCAGCGTTCACGAAGCGGCGTGTCTGGTCTTGGCTGACGGCTTCTACGAATGGCGCAAGACAGATAAGCAGCCGCATTACGTCAGCCTTAGGTCTGGCGCGCAGATGGCATTCGCCGGTCTTTGGGAGTCCTGGAAGTCTCCAGAAGGCGTTGTAGACGCCCGGCGCGGGGATCATACGATTGTCGCCAGAGGGGCGACCGAGAGCGAAGCGTGGCAGGCCGCGGCTAGGCAGGCGCAGGAGTTGGAGATGAAGCCGTGAGCGATGGACCGCCTACCCGCCGACGGTGGTTCCAGTTCGGGGTCGGCACGATGCTCCTATTGGTGACGGCCTTTGCGCTGTGGTTAGCATGGGAGAAGCACTGCATTCAAGAGCGGCGCGATTTTTTAGCATCGAATAAAGCGGCAATCGCCGCTGGGCCAAAGCGCCACGTAATGTCACGCAAGACGCAATATAAACCAGCGGAGATTTCCCTATGGCGAAGATGGCTTGGGGACGAACCGGTGGACGTTATCCCAATGCCGTTTGCAGCCGGGGACGAGGCTCACGC
Coding sequences within it:
- a CDS encoding SOS response-associated peptidase family protein; the encoded protein is MCGRFNLFTNPRLFAEVFAVARTFDDDWGPAYNIAPTQKVLCIRDSDQREFFKAKWGLIPGWAKDAKIGSSCINARVETVDTKPAFRSAFTKRRVWSWLTASTNGARQISSRITSALGLARRWHSPVFGSPGSLQKAL